A part of Lacibacter sp. H407 genomic DNA contains:
- the hemB gene encoding porphobilinogen synthase has translation MYLQRRNRITRQSSAIRSMVSETILTANDFIVPLFIDEGENVRTEIASMPGYYRNSLDVTVKEVKELWSMGLKSVLLFVKSKDELKDNTGKEAWNKDGLMQRSIKAIKDAVPEIYVITDVALDPYSSYGHDGIVKDGQIVNDETVEALVKMSISHAEAGADMVAPSDMMDGRIGAIRKGLEENNFINTGIMSYSAKYASCFYGPFRDALDSAPGFGDKKTYQMDYSNRIEAIKETLMDVEEGADIVMVKPALSYLDIIREVKNAVNVPVSAYNISGEYAMIKAAAEKGWINEDKAIMEVLTSIKRAGADLIATYFAKDFIRITGQ, from the coding sequence ATGTATTTACAAAGAAGAAACAGAATCACCCGTCAATCATCTGCTATCAGAAGCATGGTGAGTGAAACGATTCTTACAGCAAATGACTTTATTGTTCCGCTTTTCATTGATGAAGGCGAGAATGTAAGAACAGAGATCGCTTCCATGCCCGGCTACTACCGTAACAGTTTAGATGTAACTGTGAAGGAAGTAAAAGAACTCTGGAGCATGGGTTTGAAAAGTGTATTGCTCTTTGTAAAATCAAAAGACGAATTAAAAGATAACACAGGTAAAGAAGCATGGAATAAAGATGGACTGATGCAACGCAGCATCAAAGCCATTAAAGATGCTGTGCCGGAAATTTATGTGATAACAGATGTAGCATTAGATCCTTATTCTTCCTATGGACATGATGGTATTGTTAAAGATGGACAGATCGTCAATGATGAAACAGTAGAAGCACTGGTGAAGATGAGTATCAGTCATGCAGAAGCAGGTGCAGATATGGTTGCCCCAAGTGATATGATGGATGGACGCATCGGTGCTATCCGTAAAGGACTTGAAGAAAATAATTTCATCAACACAGGCATCATGAGCTACAGTGCAAAATATGCTTCCTGTTTTTATGGCCCCTTCCGTGATGCACTCGATAGTGCACCCGGCTTTGGTGATAAGAAAACATACCAGATGGATTATTCCAATCGAATTGAAGCCATCAAAGAAACGTTGATGGATGTGGAAGAAGGTGCTGATATTGTAATGGTAAAACCTGCATTGAGTTATTTAGATATCATTCGTGAGGTGAAGAACGCAGTGAATGTTCCGGTGAGTGCATATAATATCAGCGGTGAATATGCCATGATCAAAGCAGCTGCAGAAAAAGGCTGGATCAACGAAGACAAAGCAATCATGGAAGTATTGACTTCGATCAAACGTGCAGGTGCAGATCTGATCGCTACCTATTTTGCGAAAGATTTTATTAGAATTACAGGCCAGTAA
- the hemL gene encoding glutamate-1-semialdehyde 2,1-aminomutase encodes MYEKSKELFERAQKSIPGGVNSPVRAFKSVGGTPLFMQKAKGAYMYDADGNQYIDYIASWGPMILGHAHEPIVKAIQEKALDSTSFGAPTELEIEMAELILSMVPNVDMIRMVSSGTEACMSAVRLARGYTGRNKIIKFEGHYHGHADSFLVKAGSGVATFNIQTVPGVTAGVANDTLTAAYNDLDAVKKLAAEHKGEIAAIIVEPVAGNMGCILPKAGFHEGLRKLCDEEGIVFIFDEVMTGFRLAPGGAQERLGIKADLVTYGKVIGGGMPVGAFGGKKEIMQHIAPLGNVYQAGTLSGNPIAMIAGFTLLTELKNNPSIFIELEEKTIYLRDGLNEVLKAWGQPYIINQLGSMISIHFSDHAVVDFATAASANNELFKKYFHAMLKRGVYLPPSAFESWFLNNALTYEDLDKTIAATKESLQEL; translated from the coding sequence ATGTACGAAAAAAGCAAAGAACTATTCGAACGGGCACAAAAAAGTATTCCAGGCGGAGTTAACTCACCGGTACGTGCATTTAAAAGTGTAGGCGGTACGCCCTTGTTTATGCAAAAAGCAAAAGGTGCTTACATGTATGATGCAGATGGTAATCAATACATCGATTACATTGCTTCGTGGGGACCAATGATCCTTGGTCATGCACATGAACCAATTGTAAAAGCCATCCAGGAAAAAGCGCTTGATTCAACTTCGTTCGGTGCACCAACAGAATTGGAAATTGAAATGGCCGAACTCATTTTGAGTATGGTACCAAACGTCGATATGATCCGTATGGTTAGCAGCGGTACCGAAGCTTGTATGAGTGCAGTTCGTTTGGCCAGAGGTTATACCGGAAGAAATAAGATCATCAAGTTCGAAGGACATTATCACGGTCATGCTGATTCATTTTTGGTGAAAGCAGGAAGTGGCGTTGCAACGTTTAACATTCAAACAGTGCCTGGTGTAACGGCAGGTGTAGCGAACGATACATTAACGGCAGCATATAATGACCTTGATGCAGTAAAAAAATTAGCAGCAGAACACAAAGGAGAAATTGCAGCGATCATAGTTGAACCTGTTGCAGGGAACATGGGTTGCATTTTACCAAAGGCTGGTTTTCATGAAGGATTAAGAAAGTTGTGTGATGAAGAAGGAATCGTTTTCATTTTTGATGAAGTGATGACAGGTTTCCGCTTAGCGCCCGGTGGTGCGCAGGAACGTCTCGGTATTAAAGCTGATCTTGTTACTTATGGAAAAGTAATCGGCGGCGGTATGCCTGTAGGTGCATTTGGTGGTAAGAAAGAAATTATGCAGCATATTGCTCCATTGGGAAATGTGTACCAGGCAGGAACATTGAGTGGTAATCCTATTGCTATGATTGCCGGCTTCACGTTACTGACTGAACTAAAGAACAATCCTTCTATTTTTATAGAACTTGAAGAGAAAACGATCTATTTACGTGATGGGTTGAACGAAGTATTAAAAGCATGGGGACAACCATACATCATTAATCAACTCGGTTCAATGATCAGCATTCACTTCAGCGATCATGCTGTGGTTGATTTTGCTACAGCAGCATCAGCCAACAACGAGTTATTCAAAAAGTATTTTCATGCGATGCTGAAGCGTGGTGTGTACTTACCACCATCTGCTTTTGAAAGCTGGTTCCTCAACAATGCATTAACGTATGAAGATTTAGATAAGACCATTGCAGCAACAAAAGAAAGTTTACAGGAGCTATAA
- a CDS encoding PepSY-associated TM helix domain-containing protein, translated as MAKITTQKTSWQRIRKFFNDIHLWLGLSSALIVIAVCFSGTVYVFNTELTEKAAPHLYKVQPVAGKERIPVDSLVEKVKQETGGTIASVTIPAELNRTYQFNVKKKEDSTARGGTTYMVNPYTGAIVGNSKEKNGTKEFMGTMFSLHRWLLLDKVKKPIIDGVENRKLGSMITGWATIIFTLGCITGLIIWFPQKVRHWRQGLKIKWNAGWKRVNHDLHNSLAFYSLIFLLLMGLTGPQWSFEWYRTGLQKTLGTYKPAEGGKGGERKEGEGKKEAAADTTALATVQLSVADYVKEADKLLAYNGNYVITLPADADAKTMISKTKLGFFAPAAGDRITMDPKNGKVVKLDIFKKKPFNERVAGSIKAIHVGNVYGTFTKILYFLACLIATSLPITGTMIWLNKMKKKTKSKKEEPVVALTGDEKVA; from the coding sequence ATGGCCAAAATAACCACACAAAAAACCAGTTGGCAACGAATAAGAAAGTTCTTCAATGACATACATCTCTGGTTGGGACTCAGCAGTGCATTAATTGTAATTGCTGTTTGTTTCAGCGGAACCGTTTATGTGTTCAATACAGAGCTTACTGAAAAAGCAGCGCCGCATTTATACAAAGTACAACCTGTAGCAGGTAAAGAACGTATTCCTGTTGATTCGTTAGTAGAGAAAGTAAAACAGGAAACAGGTGGCACTATAGCAAGTGTAACGATTCCCGCAGAGTTAAACCGTACTTATCAATTCAATGTAAAGAAGAAAGAGGATAGCACAGCAAGAGGTGGTACAACCTATATGGTAAATCCATACACAGGTGCAATTGTTGGTAACTCCAAAGAGAAAAATGGTACAAAAGAATTTATGGGAACGATGTTCAGTTTACATCGTTGGTTGTTGTTGGATAAAGTGAAGAAGCCCATTATCGATGGCGTAGAAAACAGGAAGCTGGGTAGTATGATCACCGGTTGGGCAACCATCATTTTTACATTGGGTTGTATCACAGGTTTGATCATCTGGTTCCCGCAAAAAGTAAGACATTGGCGACAAGGATTAAAAATAAAATGGAATGCAGGATGGAAACGTGTGAATCATGACTTGCACAACAGTCTTGCATTTTATTCATTGATCTTTTTATTGCTGATGGGATTGACCGGTCCGCAATGGTCGTTTGAATGGTACAGAACTGGGTTGCAAAAAACATTGGGTACATATAAGCCGGCTGAAGGAGGAAAAGGAGGAGAACGTAAAGAAGGTGAAGGAAAGAAAGAAGCCGCAGCAGATACAACTGCATTGGCAACTGTTCAATTATCTGTTGCTGATTATGTGAAAGAAGCAGATAAGTTATTAGCGTATAATGGAAATTATGTGATCACTTTGCCTGCAGATGCAGATGCAAAAACAATGATCAGCAAAACAAAGCTTGGCTTTTTTGCTCCTGCTGCTGGTGACAGAATCACCATGGATCCCAAGAATGGGAAAGTGGTGAAGCTGGATATCTTTAAAAAGAAGCCATTTAATGAACGTGTGGCCGGTTCAATTAAAGCGATTCATGTTGGTAACGTATATGGTACGTTTACCAAGATCCTTTATTTCCTCGCTTGTTTGATCGCAACAAGTTTGCCGATCACAGGAACAATGATCTGGTTGAATAAAATGAAGAAGAAAACGAAAAGTAAAAAAGAAGAACCTGTTGTTGCATTAACAGGCGATGAAAAAGTAGCATAA
- a CDS encoding TonB-dependent receptor → MERKLRTKLIILFTLFTSTICAQQIINTGLTTSQQNSQVTPGVAQQTIKGIVTTVDGKAAEHVSIVLKEINKGTITLEDGSYRIGNVPVGEYTMIVSFTGLQTIEKKIQVTENEVLTSNFILKENAKELNEIVIAYFRGVNDRATVFGKSAIKPMDLPQAIASVSEVVMKDQQAQRLSDVVRNVNGVYLSTTRASTQESFSARGYGFSSTNMFRNGSRVNSGAMPEISSLESVEILKGGAAILYGNVSPGGVLNMVTKKPKFEFGGEVSVRAGSFNLWKPTFDVYGPISKKVAYRINGTFESTDSYRDNVSSARYYINPSFLFKLGKKTELIVEGDYLKHDFTPDFGIGSLGNTVIPDVPRSRFMGTDWQYNITQQSTASATIKHAFNNNWQLSSVVSYQNFDRDYYSVERIQAKANGDWGRPLGRIDTKENYFTGQVNLNGKFKTGSIEHTFLAGVDADSYVTETYNYDIQGKIYDSINILDQSKFVRRTDIPVATRTTFVQTPVIRGGAYVQDLISITEKLKLLAGIRWSLQESVPSTTTNLVTDAITKGKRKVDRAFSPRFGLVYRVKPNVSLFGSYSNSFAINTGLDVFNNVLPASIIDQYEVGVKNIFFKGKLTVNLTAYKIINNNLAQTAQFDQNGNPNNNSNLKELTGQTTSNGIELDVTGHFIKGLSMMAGYSYNDMRYTNTPDKTGSYIEGDRLVNIPAHTANASAFYTFSEGALKRLKLGIGVFYIGDRIGGWNNTQGQAQNYSRMIPVEAFTTVDITAGYSIKRFSLLAKVSNLTNVLNYYVHENYSINPIAPRQFVATVAYKF, encoded by the coding sequence ATGGAACGGAAATTAAGGACCAAACTAATTATTCTCTTTACACTTTTTACATCAACTATATGTGCACAGCAGATTATCAACACCGGATTAACTACAAGTCAGCAAAACAGCCAGGTGACTCCGGGGGTTGCACAGCAAACGATCAAAGGCATTGTTACAACTGTTGATGGGAAGGCTGCAGAACATGTGAGTATTGTATTGAAGGAGATCAATAAAGGAACCATTACACTTGAAGACGGCTCTTACAGAATAGGTAATGTACCGGTTGGCGAATACACCATGATCGTGTCTTTCACAGGCCTTCAAACAATTGAAAAGAAAATACAGGTAACTGAAAACGAAGTGCTCACAAGCAATTTTATCCTAAAGGAAAATGCGAAGGAACTGAATGAGATCGTGATCGCCTATTTCAGAGGCGTGAATGATAGGGCAACCGTGTTTGGCAAATCGGCTATTAAACCAATGGACCTGCCTCAAGCGATTGCATCCGTAAGTGAAGTGGTGATGAAAGATCAGCAGGCGCAACGTTTGAGTGACGTGGTGAGAAACGTAAACGGTGTGTACCTCAGCACAACAAGAGCCAGCACACAGGAAAGTTTTTCGGCAAGAGGTTATGGCTTTTCATCAACCAATATGTTTCGTAATGGTTCAAGGGTTAACAGCGGTGCAATGCCCGAGATCAGTTCATTAGAAAGCGTGGAAATCTTAAAAGGAGGCGCTGCTATTTTATATGGTAATGTATCACCCGGTGGCGTATTGAATATGGTTACCAAAAAACCAAAGTTTGAATTTGGCGGCGAAGTAAGTGTTCGTGCAGGAAGTTTCAACTTGTGGAAACCAACATTTGATGTGTACGGACCCATCAGTAAAAAAGTAGCGTATCGTATAAACGGAACGTTTGAATCAACTGATAGCTACCGGGATAATGTATCATCTGCACGTTATTATATTAATCCTTCTTTCCTTTTCAAGCTTGGTAAAAAAACGGAGCTGATTGTGGAAGGCGATTATTTAAAGCATGATTTTACACCTGATTTTGGTATTGGCTCATTAGGCAATACTGTAATTCCCGATGTGCCACGCTCACGTTTCATGGGAACTGATTGGCAGTATAATATTACACAGCAAAGCACCGCATCTGCAACCATCAAACATGCCTTCAATAACAACTGGCAATTGAGTAGTGTTGTTTCTTATCAAAACTTTGATCGTGATTATTATTCAGTAGAACGGATTCAGGCAAAAGCAAATGGCGACTGGGGACGTCCGCTGGGGCGTATTGATACAAAAGAAAATTATTTTACAGGTCAGGTCAACCTCAATGGAAAATTTAAAACAGGTTCAATTGAACATACCTTTTTAGCTGGTGTGGATGCCGACAGCTACGTGACTGAAACTTACAATTACGATATACAAGGAAAGATCTACGATAGCATTAATATCCTTGATCAAAGTAAATTTGTTCGTCGTACCGATATTCCTGTGGCAACAAGAACAACATTTGTACAAACACCGGTAATCAGAGGAGGTGCTTATGTGCAGGATCTTATCAGTATTACAGAAAAACTTAAATTATTGGCAGGTATCCGTTGGTCGCTTCAGGAATCTGTGCCGTCAACAACCACAAATCTTGTAACAGATGCAATTACTAAAGGGAAGCGTAAAGTTGACAGAGCATTTTCTCCCCGCTTCGGGTTGGTATATCGGGTAAAACCAAATGTATCACTCTTTGGAAGTTATTCGAATTCATTTGCGATCAATACCGGCCTCGATGTATTCAACAATGTTTTGCCGGCTTCAATTATTGATCAATATGAAGTAGGCGTGAAGAATATATTCTTCAAAGGCAAATTAACGGTTAACCTCACAGCTTATAAGATCATCAATAATAATCTTGCACAAACAGCACAGTTCGATCAGAATGGTAATCCGAACAACAACAGCAATCTGAAAGAACTTACAGGACAAACAACCAGCAATGGTATTGAGCTGGATGTTACAGGGCATTTCATAAAAGGGTTGTCAATGATGGCAGGATACAGCTACAACGATATGCGTTACACCAACACGCCTGACAAAACAGGAAGTTATATTGAAGGCGATCGACTGGTAAATATTCCGGCGCATACTGCAAATGCAAGTGCATTCTACACATTTAGCGAAGGAGCCTTGAAGCGGCTGAAGCTGGGTATTGGAGTATTTTACATCGGCGATCGTATTGGTGGATGGAATAATACCCAAGGTCAGGCGCAGAACTATTCCCGTATGATTCCTGTAGAAGCGTTTACAACCGTTGATATAACTGCGGGCTACAGTATCAAGCGTTTTTCTTTACTTGCAAAAGTTTCAAACCTTACAAACGTTTTAAATTACTACGTGCATGAAAATTATAGCATCAACCCAATTGCCCCACGTCAGTTTGTGGCTACGGTTGCCTATAAATTTTAA
- a CDS encoding helix-turn-helix domain-containing protein has product MQQLNDLLTLAHKHPLMTHELELLFEQEKQIPGSVQYSIQRYQLQQQWNMEDVGMLAYNYEPKLAKDKSIELRFCISGNRYCTNEQCTNGICKKQSAVCKEPVATFDVFSFRYSAAYLSQFVKGKTIQTKSDQILAFKQKQSFYTVVNLCNRTKGILENLLQHNYSDTLENIFVNSQLQTLLLYGLECLVEEKQEETFSCKFLANEADREKINMAREVLLQRIGDPITIKELSRKVGTNECYLKKGFKEMFGTTVFDFYQSQRMEHAKYLLYDKGLSVTDVSAMLGYSSISHFSTAFKKHTGLKPCELLFR; this is encoded by the coding sequence ATGCAGCAGTTGAACGATTTACTAACATTGGCACACAAGCACCCGCTCATGACACATGAGCTGGAATTGTTGTTTGAGCAGGAAAAACAGATTCCCGGCTCGGTGCAGTATAGTATTCAACGGTATCAATTACAACAGCAATGGAATATGGAAGATGTGGGCATGCTGGCGTATAATTATGAACCAAAGCTTGCCAAAGACAAAAGTATTGAGCTGCGGTTTTGTATCTCAGGCAACCGGTATTGTACAAACGAGCAATGCACAAACGGTATTTGCAAAAAACAATCGGCTGTATGTAAAGAACCCGTTGCTACGTTTGATGTATTCAGTTTTCGTTATTCAGCAGCTTATCTCAGCCAGTTTGTAAAAGGAAAGACCATCCAGACAAAAAGCGATCAGATCCTTGCATTCAAACAAAAACAATCGTTTTATACCGTTGTAAATCTTTGCAACCGTACAAAAGGAATTCTGGAGAATCTGTTACAGCATAATTACAGCGATACACTCGAAAATATATTTGTCAACAGTCAGTTACAAACATTACTTCTTTATGGTCTTGAATGTTTGGTAGAAGAAAAGCAGGAAGAGACCTTCTCTTGTAAATTTTTGGCGAATGAAGCTGACCGGGAAAAGATCAACATGGCCCGTGAAGTACTGTTGCAACGCATTGGCGATCCCATCACTATTAAAGAACTAAGCCGTAAAGTTGGTACCAATGAATGTTATTTAAAGAAAGGGTTCAAGGAAATGTTTGGTACAACTGTGTTTGATTTTTATCAAAGCCAACGGATGGAACATGCCAAATATCTTTTGTACGATAAAGGACTAAGCGTAACAGATGTAAGTGCAATGCTTGGTTACTCTTCTATTTCACATTTCTCTACTGCGTTTAAAAAGCATACCGGCTTAAAGCCTTGTGAGTTGTTGTTCCGCTAA
- the gyrB gene encoding DNA topoisomerase (ATP-hydrolyzing) subunit B → MSTELTDLQEKALSAAAQNAGYGADSIQVLEGLEAVRKRPAMYIGDISEKGLHHLVYEVVDNSIDEALAGYCKNITVNIHEDNSISVQDDGRGIPTAMHTKEKRSALEVVMTVLHAGGKFDKGSYKVSGGLHGVGVSCVNALSSKLQVTVQREGKIFEQEYRIGVPQYPVREAGVSDITGTRVHFWPDTTIFTASVYKKEILEARLRELSFLNKGIRIILNDLREVDDNGATYTNTFFSEGGITEFVELIEKNGKRSPLLPLVIYMDGHDQESNVAVEVAMVYNDSYSEHIFSYVNNINTIEGGTHVTGFRRSITRVFTSYGKKEGLFERAKVDVEGDDFREGLTAIISVKVPEPQFEGQTKTKLGNSEVSGIVETSVSRTLEAYLEENPREAKNIVQKIILAAQARAAAKKARELVQRKTVLSGGGLPGKLADCSDRDPERCELYLVEGDSAGGTAKQGRDRSFQAILPLRGKILNVEKAMEHKIYDNEEIRNMFTALGVKMGTPEDPKALDISKLRYHKIIIMTDADVDGSHIATLILTFFFRYMTAIVEQGYLYLAQPPLYQVKKGKDMAYAWNEEERKAFVLQFGAGKEDSVGVQRYKGLGEMNADQLWETTMNPGTRALKRVTIESAAEADRVFSMLMGDEVAPRREFIETHAKYANIDV, encoded by the coding sequence ATGAGCACAGAGTTAACAGATCTACAGGAAAAAGCCCTGAGCGCAGCAGCACAAAATGCAGGTTATGGCGCCGACAGTATCCAGGTTTTAGAAGGTTTAGAAGCGGTTCGTAAACGACCGGCCATGTATATTGGCGATATCAGTGAAAAAGGTTTACACCACCTCGTGTATGAAGTGGTTGATAACTCTATTGATGAGGCATTAGCAGGTTACTGTAAAAACATTACGGTAAACATTCATGAAGATAACAGCATCAGTGTGCAGGATGATGGTCGTGGTATTCCCACTGCCATGCATACAAAAGAAAAGCGTTCTGCTCTTGAAGTTGTAATGACGGTATTGCATGCCGGTGGTAAATTCGACAAAGGTTCTTACAAAGTATCCGGTGGTTTGCATGGTGTGGGTGTTAGTTGTGTAAACGCATTGTCATCCAAGCTTCAGGTAACAGTTCAACGTGAAGGAAAAATATTTGAGCAGGAGTACCGCATTGGTGTTCCGCAATATCCCGTTCGTGAAGCAGGTGTAAGCGATATTACAGGTACAAGAGTTCATTTCTGGCCCGATACAACCATCTTCACTGCTTCTGTTTACAAGAAAGAAATACTGGAAGCACGTTTACGTGAATTATCATTTTTGAACAAGGGCATCCGCATTATCCTCAACGATCTTCGTGAAGTAGATGATAATGGCGCAACCTATACCAATACGTTTTTCAGCGAAGGTGGCATCACTGAATTTGTTGAATTGATCGAGAAGAACGGAAAGCGTAGTCCGCTTCTGCCTTTGGTGATCTACATGGATGGCCACGACCAAGAGAGCAATGTGGCAGTAGAAGTTGCGATGGTGTATAATGATTCGTACAGTGAACATATTTTTTCATACGTAAATAACATTAACACCATTGAAGGCGGTACACATGTAACCGGCTTCCGCAGATCAATCACCAGGGTGTTCACATCGTACGGAAAAAAAGAAGGCCTGTTTGAAAGAGCCAAGGTAGATGTGGAAGGTGATGATTTTCGTGAAGGTTTAACAGCCATCATTTCGGTGAAGGTTCCTGAACCGCAGTTTGAAGGACAAACAAAAACAAAACTTGGTAATAGTGAAGTAAGTGGTATTGTTGAAACATCCGTAAGCCGTACGCTTGAGGCTTATCTCGAAGAAAATCCACGTGAAGCAAAGAACATCGTTCAAAAAATTATTCTGGCAGCACAGGCAAGAGCAGCAGCAAAAAAAGCACGTGAACTGGTGCAACGTAAAACCGTTTTAAGCGGTGGCGGGTTACCCGGTAAACTGGCCGATTGTTCTGATCGTGATCCTGAACGTTGCGAATTATATTTAGTCGAAGGAGATTCGGCGGGCGGTACTGCCAAGCAAGGCCGTGACCGTAGCTTCCAGGCTATTCTACCGTTGAGAGGTAAAATCCTCAACGTTGAAAAAGCAATGGAACACAAGATCTACGACAACGAAGAGATCCGCAACATGTTTACTGCCCTTGGCGTAAAGATGGGCACACCGGAAGATCCAAAAGCATTAGACATCAGTAAGCTTCGTTATCATAAGATCATTATCATGACGGATGCCGACGTGGATGGTAGTCACATCGCCACATTGATCCTCACTTTCTTCTTCCGCTATATGACAGCTATTGTTGAACAAGGCTATCTCTATCTTGCACAGCCGCCGTTATACCAGGTAAAGAAAGGAAAAGACATGGCGTATGCTTGGAACGAAGAAGAACGCAAAGCATTTGTACTTCAGTTTGGAGCAGGCAAGGAAGACAGCGTAGGCGTACAGCGTTACAAAGGTTTGGGTGAAATGAATGCTGATCAGTTATGGGAAACCACGATGAATCCCGGCACCCGTGCATTGAAGCGGGTAACGATTGAAAGTGCTGCAGAAGCCGACCGTGTGTTCAGCATGTTGATGGGCGACGAGGTGGCCCCACGCCGAGAGTTTATTGAAACACATGCGAAATACGCCAATATCGACGTATAA
- a CDS encoding DUF4870 domain-containing protein — protein MEQNFANSGEIRYAQVSSDERSIAILTHVLSIFFSIIPALIIYLVKKDESRYVGEHAKEALNFGISMFIYCIICIPLIFLIIGIFLLIAIGIGSLILYIIAAVKAADDVLYRYPFTIRFIK, from the coding sequence ATGGAACAAAACTTTGCAAATTCAGGCGAGATCAGGTACGCACAGGTAAGCAGCGACGAACGATCCATCGCTATTCTTACACATGTATTATCGATCTTCTTTTCCATCATCCCCGCTTTAATTATTTATCTCGTAAAAAAAGATGAATCACGTTATGTGGGTGAACATGCGAAAGAAGCATTGAATTTCGGGATCAGCATGTTCATTTACTGCATCATCTGCATACCATTGATCTTTTTAATTATTGGTATTTTCCTGTTGATCGCTATCGGGATAGGTTCGCTCATCCTCTATATTATTGCAGCGGTAAAAGCGGCCGACGATGTGTTGTATCGCTATCCTTTTACCATCCGTTTCATCAAGTAG